The Poecilia reticulata strain Guanapo linkage group LG1, Guppy_female_1.0+MT, whole genome shotgun sequence DNA window GGCTTCTAAATTTAACTCAGGATGTGGGATTTGTTAGGTTTAAGGACCAATGATGGAAATGTggagtatttttatatttccagtCATTATTCATCATCTTGTCTTCGTGTCGTCTCCGTCTGTCCACCCATCATTAGTTCATCTGTCTGACATCCCATGATATTTGCAGTTGCTGTCAGATCTGAAATTCCTATagtaaatcataaaataatgtcATATTTGTACTTATAAAATAGGCCAATAATGGAGTTCAAACTCTAATTAGAGTCTGAAAAAGTAGAGAATTTGGGAATTAAAGTCATCAGCTGTTAAACTCaccttctctttctccttcactccattttctttctttaacatCTACAGGTTCATGGGTTCATCTTCAGCTGCTACAACCTCTGAGACTATAATAATGTTACTGCACAGGTAAAGAATAGTGATGCAGCATTATTaagtttgtatattttataatCCTTGAggaattattaatattttttaatttttttggtaaaCACACTTTGGTGctcaaaaagaaacatctgaacCTGACATTATTagctacaaacacaaacttgctAACATATAATTAATGCTTTTTTCAGTCATTCTATTGGATAACTTTGCTTTTTATGGTATTTTTTCCAGAGTAATATCATCAGTACAGAGACGTATAGTAATGGGTGACATTACGCCATTGTTTATGCAAAAACTGCAAGCATTTTACCAGAACAGGATACAATTCCCAGCTGACATGAGGCAACTAAAAAACAGGTGTGTATCAAAGCATTTTAATTCTAAAAGTTCAAATCCTTCATATTTGGATGTAACTCTTCATCCGTGTGCTGCAGTCTGACCATCCGACCCTGGCAGGACGTCCTGCTGGTGTCGGTGCTGAAGGGGCAGAATGTGTCGGGCTTCCGGAAGGACAAGGGCAAGAAGGACGTCCTGCTAGAAACCATTTCTGTGGTCCTGCTGAGAACTGAACTGCTCCAGCTTCAGTCCAGGTTAGCATGTGTGCTACTTCGTACTCGTGTCAGTATTTGGACATACACTCTGGAGGAACGATGAAGAATCCCGTGTTTTAACTGTGTGCAGGTACAGAGAGTTGTGTCGGTACCTGCGAGTCGTCCTGACCGATAACGTCACACTGTAAGTTTAACCCACATCCTGCAGTATAAATATAACCAGTGTGTTTAGCATTTTATGGCAACAAAATGTGTCAAGTTCCAACATAGCAGCAGCATCTCACTGAAATGCTTATTTTCAgtgctgcaccgattgcagttttctggcagatCGCTGACACCCGagctttaaaaagcctgacttgCCGATTCCGAATTTggccaattttttttgtctgaaatgttgctgaattGGCAACATCGAGGTAACTATTGTTAACCGTAAATGTGCAGatatgacctggtgggccggacTGTCAATCAAACCTCTCACACAGGAGAgcaggacagtggctgatttttagacctttgccgaGGTAGAAAAGATCGCTGGATGAGATCAGcttcaaatgtcaaaatcagccaatcaccgatctcccaaaattaaggaagtcaaattaaataaatcggCACCAATAAATCAGTGCAaccctatttaaaaaaacaaacaaaaaaaaagacatccaaTTGGCTAATTTGTGAATAAATAGACCTTTAAGGAACAATTGATTTGAACAAAATCAGCTGTTATTGGTCCCACTATCTACTGCTTTCAATGAAATGAGATGTTTGCTTTACTCTGTTAGTTGATTCATGCCGTACACTTCATGACTTCCTGCTTCCTTTGGGTGTAAATATAATGTGACAAAGAAACTTGTTTCttatagtttttctttaaaattggaaaaataatatttattttaagtaagaTGGAAAATGCTTATAAACCAGGAAAATGGCTTTTCGCTGAGGCTGgcttatacacacacacacacacacacacagtcaaagCAGTGAAGGAAAGGTTTGCAGCTCCTGGAACTGAAGCTGCAGGAGGACATGCGCCTGTTTTGTCTCCATGCACAGTGAGCAGGATGAAGATCCATCCTGGGATTTATGTGACGTCTCAGCACAAACTGGGGATCCATAAAGAGAAAGTTTATCGAGAAGATAATATTTCTACCTCTGCATGTTGTCTTGTTTTCTGATTGGTACAACAAAATGATCAACTTGTATTTTTGAAACCTTAAAGACTTCGTGGTAAGCTTGTTCAATCAAACCAACAGGAAAattgaaatgttaatttctgTGGTAAGTTTCATGTCCTTTAGAACATATCTCAAGTTAAGTTATCTCTTTTGGAAGAGCAGATTTTGACCCATTTGATCATccaaacatgtattttatttttcatttgtttggtcTTTATACCATTTTTCAGTTCTACTTGGTTTTGgccatttttgtttctcttaagCAAAAGCTCGTAGATGGAGGCATGTAAATCATTCAGACACAACAGTagtaagttgttttattttctgatttggAATCAGGTATCAGCACATCCAAGACCTCATTCCTTTCTTCAAGTGTAAGTTGGGAGAGTTTGGGTCGGCATTGGAAAGCCTCTTTCCCCCAGTCAACCCCCCCGCCTCCCGCTTCACTCCGGCCATTTTCCTCCTCTACCTCCGGATATTTGAGACGGCGACGGCACCGAGGCTGACGGTCAgccagctggagcagctctgctTCTCTGAGGCATCCTGGGAACCAATTAAAGGTCAGAAAAggattgtttgttttggataaaACGTGAAGAGGAATGGTTTTAACACGTCTCCTGTGTGTAGATGCTGTGCCACTGAAGACGTCAGAGCTGGTGAAGTTTGCTCTCAAAGCCCAGAGATGCTCCTTGTCGGTCTACTCAGATGTAAGTCTGCTGCTCTTGTTTCTGATGAAATGTTTCATGAATATCTGGCGTATCGCTATGCTAAAAGAAAACACTCTTCAGTTGTCGTGGTTCACGGGACAGAAAAACGCAAGTTAATTATATATTCGAgtgtaaaaactttatttcatttaaaactatGATTAAAAGGAATAGAAAAAGCtgtgtggggggaaaaacaaagtttaccaTTTTCTTAATAGTTAGTAGAACAACCTTTACCATCACTAACTCTTGTTTGATTTTATCTGAATAAAATTAGATTGAATTTTAGCccaaatttcttaaaaaaacaaatttctttatttcattgaGATTAGCATGCactaatttttaaatgacttttttttagcttattgTCCTCTTGACTCTAGAACACTTCAGGTTAACTGTAACTAAGGCCTGTAGCAGCTGGAGCTCCCAGGTCTTCAGCTCTCCTGCGTTTTGCACCTTGTTGTGCTTTTTCTGGAAAGGTCTCTCCTGGAAAGGCtggctgaaatgttttatactAATAAAAATACTCAACTGTTGTATAGTGGCCTGATGGGGTGCCACATGGCTCAGTGACAGTCGTTTTTCCCGGTTTGATTCCCAGCTCCGGCCCCGCTCtctgcatgtcttcctcttcACTGTCTGCCACTAGTGGcaacaaaaccttaaataaaaaactggtcTGAGGACAAAGCTTAGAAGAATacctataaaaacaaaacaagaaccaaaaatgttttggacaaTGAGAccagaaaacatgaacttaCTTTCCTGAGTCTCAAACACCTTAACCAAACAACCAGGACTGAAAACATTACTGTACTGCACATTTTCCGTAAACTTGTTTTATAAGttactttttgtcatttcttaaCTTTTCTTTATCATTGAATTTGtagtaaatgtttctttttatatgatgactcttattttctcattatttttccCTGCATTTTAACCTTCTCCTGctctacagtcatggccaaaagttttgagaatgacacaaatattatattttcacatgatctgctgccctctggtttccatgtgtgtatgtcagatgttttcatcacatacaaaaatacaattgcaatcatattatgagtaacaaaatcttttatttacagaatgagttaatgcagcaagtcaatatttgcagtgttgacccctcttcttcaggaccttcaggattctccctggcatgctctcaatcaacttctggaccaaatcctgactgatagcMgtccattcttgcacaatcaatgcttgcattttgtcagaattcctaggtttttgtttgtccacccatctcttgatgattgaccacaagttttcaatgggattaagatctggggagattccaggccatggacccaaaatctctatgttttgttccctgagccagttagttatcacctttgctttatggcaaggtgctccatcatgctggaaaaggctttgttcatcaccaaactgctcttggacggttgggagaagttgctctctctcggaggacattctggtcccattctttattcatggctgtgtttttaggccagactgtgagagagccgactcccttggctgagaagcaaccccacacatgaatggtttcaggatgctttacagttggcatgagacaagactggtggtagcgctcacctcgtcttttcccaacaagctgttttccagatgtcccaaacaatcggaaagatgattcatcagagaaaatgacttYaccccagtcctcagcagtccactccctgtacaTCAGGGacagaatatcagtctgtccctgatgtttttcctggagagaagtggcttctttgctgccctcctagagaccaggccttgctccaagagtctccgcctcacagtgcgtgcagatgcactcacacctgcctgctgccattcYtgagcaagctctgcactgctggtatCCCGATcccacagctgaaacacttttaagagacggtcctggcgcttgctggtctttcttgggcgccctggagcctttttggcaacaatggaaccttgaagttcttgatgatgcgatagattgttgactgaggtgcaatctttgTAGCTGCGATACTCTTTCKTCCCTGTTAgaccatttttgtgcagtgcaatgatgactgcaggtgtttctttagagataaccatggttcacagaagagaaacgatgatgccaagcaccagcctcttattgaagtgtccagtggtgtcattcttacttaatcatgacagattgatctccagccctgtcctcatcaacacccacacctgtgttaatggagcaatcactgaaaccatgttagctggtccttttaaggctgcgatgaagttgaaatgtgttttgggggataaagttcattttctaggcaaatattgacgactttgcaattaattgctgttaagctgatcactcttaataacattctggagtatataCAAATTGCCATTAtcaaaactgaagcagtagactttgtaaatattaacatttgaatcattctcaaaacttttggccctGACTGTACATCAGTTCCTTTATTGTAGTGAAAAGCAGCTTGACCTTGTGTATAAATGATGCTGTACCAGGGCATTACTTAGTGTTTCACATACAGATCTTCcaactttgctttatttttttttgtggaaagaaATGACTAACCCTAATATGTCTTGTATTTATATCCTATAAACTGTGGCAAACTGTTTGATTTGTGTCCGATTCTCTCCTGCAGCCTGAATGTTGGGCCAGTTTACTGAAAGTGGTCTGCTCTCCTCATGGCTCTCCGACTGCCCTGCCTGTACCCAGCCAACAGTTTCTACACGTATGTTCTTCAGTTTTAATAATTGCTTCTGAGACTCTAGATCTGCTATCGATTAATGCTAAATGTCTGAAGTTTGTCTGTCTCGTTCCTGATGGTCCAGGAGTCGCGGGATGCCGTCATAGACCAGCTCAACCAGCAGGGTTACAACATACAGATTTCCCGCTGCTTTCTCAGGGTAAGTTTGCAAAGATATCAGTATTAAATATGTGACTCATGCATATTGCTGTGGTAACAGATCGTGTGCTTTTGTCCACAGACATACCCAGATCAGGCCTTGTTGCTGTTGGTAACAGGAGCCTTGGGTGTCAGAATCCTTCAGGGTTCTTTTAGTCCAGCTCTGCCTGTTCTCAGTGCTTATAAGGTAATGTCTCCCCATATGAAAGCAATGTGCGCTTGTTGCTGCTGACCTCTGGTCGGCACTAGCAGctgaacacagacaacaggaagCCTATGTTAACCAGAGCTTATTGTCGCTTTAGATTAGGTTTTGTAGGAAGCTGATGATTTGATTAGCATTTTTATGCTAAACTTTTAGGATGATTCACACcgacctgtttttatttttatttatttatttatttgattgcAGCTGTTTAATAtaaatgctacattttaaaatatccatttgacaaacatttaattaattttggggcaaatgcagaaaatacatttaagataacATTCCTATGTGACTTATAAATCTGAACTATTATTAAAACTTGatgtaagaaaacattttatttatgtatttttttaaactgaagcgTGTTAATTAaccattttttgtttgattctgTGTTGCAGGACAACCTGTGGGCCTTTCAGTGGCTGTGTGATGGCATGACGTCCAGTGAAGACCgtctcctctccttcctgaaGGAGATCACACAGGAGTCGTCAAACACACCAGGTATCAGGACATGTTGTCCCTTTTCAAATTCTGAGCTTGTGTTTTCACAGTGAGAGCTCAGATCTGCTCGGCCTGCAGACTTGAATCTTCCTGCTCTGATCTGAACCTGCTTCTGTTTGTGAATACAACCTGCACTCAGATTTGTTCTGTCTCCTGGTGAACTCTTGTGAGCGCACCAATAAGGGCAGCAACGTCACCATCATGGTCTTACTGTTACCAAGCTGAGTGGCCATTTTTTCTGGGAGGGGGCAGAGAAAAAACACACCTGGGTGGTTCCATCCCACGGTGAATATAAAGGCCAAAGTAATGAATTCCAACAGCAGAAGAggcattattatttattgaattgaattgaagtGTATCAGGCAATTCCACAGCCAAGCAGCTACATCAACAGGTGTGAGGCAAAGTGCCTGATGCAGCACAGTAACATCAGAGCAGCGGGACTTGTTGGGGTCAGGTAAGTTTGGGCTTGGCAGCCATGGAAACGGTACTTGAAGTAAAAAGTGTAGTGAAGAGAATctgctgatgtttctgtttgggAATCATAACTTCCTGTTCCGTCATGACCGGCTCCAAAACACAAAGCCTGGCCTGGAGGAACCTGACTGACCTCAATCAGTCCTGGAGATCTTTGGGATGAATTCAAGTAGAGATGGTGAGCACTTCTGGAATATTGGTCAGTTATTCCCAGAAACATTCCTAAACCTTGTGGAAAGGTTTAGGAATGTCACTCAGGTTTTCTATGTGTGAAGGCAGACCGGCCGACTTTcagctttcttgtttttaagaagGAGTAAAATAAGGAG harbors:
- the LOC103462169 gene encoding uncharacterized protein LOC103462169 isoform X2 — translated: MMGTSGKSEEIIILSDDEDDKDTSCLIVEVEAVKKTVGVLPVSPQDEDLVVTFSRRPDVLPHARYDCPIHPFMPTDCERTAPMANNQLICDQCFCYVCDKLASLCGMWCCSGECHCNSHNKSDFWNGVRNTALLGELQRFNLTLSEVDHRLRNADAMLQSFRGKLSALFSSITLDQAMLPDYNMSQQDLSSRYGPVVECVTQFLNKADKQNSRAAAIMQLGAAEEFMRHFQVLGFMGSSSAATTSETIIMLLHRVISSVQRRIVMGDITPLFMQKLQAFYQNRIQFPADMRQLKNSLTIRPWQDVLLVSVLKGQNVSGFRKDKGKKDVLLETISVVLLRTELLQLQSRYRELCRYLRVVLTDNVTLYQHIQDLIPFFKCKLGEFGSALESLFPPVNPPASRFTPAIFLLYLRIFETATAPRLTVSQLEQLCFSEASWEPIKDAVPLKTSELVKFALKAQRCSLSVYSDPECWASLLKVVCSPHGSPTALPVPSQQFLHESRDAVIDQLNQQGYNIQISRCFLRTYPDQALLLLVTGALGVRILQGSFSPALPVLSAYKDNLWAFQWLCDGMTSSEDRLLSFLKEITQESSNTPAWPGGT
- the LOC103462169 gene encoding uncharacterized protein LOC103462169 isoform X1, with translation MMGTSGKSEEIIILSDDEDDKDTSCLIVEVEAVKKTVGVLPVSPQDEDLVVTFSRRPDVLPHARYDCPIHPFMPTDCERTAPMANNQLICDQCFCYVCDKLASLCGMWCCSGECHCNSHNKSDFWNGVRNTALLGELQRFNLTLSEVDHRLRNADAMLQSFRGKLSALFSSITLDQAMLPDYNMSQQDLSSRYGPVVECVTQFLNKADKQNSRAAAIMQLGAAEEFMRHFQVLGFMGSSSAATTSETIIMLLHRVISSVQRRIVMGDITPLFMQKLQAFYQNRIQFPADMRQLKNSLTIRPWQDVLLVSVLKGQNVSGFRKDKGKKDVLLETISVVLLRTELLQLQSRYRELCRYLRVVLTDNVTLYQHIQDLIPFFKCKLGEFGSALESLFPPVNPPASRFTPAIFLLYLRIFETATAPRLTVSQLEQLCFSEASWEPIKDAVPLKTSELVKFALKAQRCSLSVYSDPECWASLLKVVCSPHGSPTALPVPSQQFLHESRDAVIDQLNQQGYNIQISRCFLRTYPDQALLLLVTGALGVRILQGSFSPALPVLSAYKDNLWAFQWLCDGMTSSEDRLLSFLKEITQESSNTPENQLVVDFKPFHVKFPSEVQL